One Acidobacteriota bacterium DNA segment encodes these proteins:
- a CDS encoding thrombospondin type 3 repeat-containing protein — MIGLLLVLGVGVAFAETIVVDFGGPTLYKANDTDPALGLTWIAPGFDDALWDPGNFGVGYETGSGAENLIQSMIPSTSRSAYTRTTFNVADKTSIFNMILGLDYDDAVIVWMNGQEVYRSPNMPPGPPLWNTSATAGHESSNAAAPVYELFDITSMALPHVVDGENVLAIGLWNHGTGSSDFVIAPQLVLNRVATVTRGPYLQMATPDSVRIRWRTNIPVTSRVLYGDAPGNLLTPEMDPILKPDHDVELTGLLADTQYFYAVGDSSTILAGDDADHHFFTAPLVGVAKPMRIWVTGDSGTANLAAQDVRDAYLAFTAGTRTDFWLLLGDNAYPSGTDQEYQAAFFDMYPTILRQVSSWSTIGNHDIVNRGLETGAYFDIFSLPSNAEAGGLVSGTEAYYSFDYGNIHFIVLDSSGTDRSGTGTMMTWLEDDIADTSQDWVVAFWHHPPYSKGSHDSDTETPLIEMRTNALPILEDYGVDLVLSGHSHSYERSYLIDGHYGDSTTYDDQTMELNGGDGRVTGDGPYIKTLLGPDPHAGSVYVVAGSSGQLGGGTLDYPAHYFGLLERGSVALDVNGQRLDATFIDRFGAVRDTWTMIKGPNPLMPDAEFSTSAVLGLMPLSIDFFDLSTNTPTSWAWDFENDGQPDSVAQNPTHSYTNPGIYTVALDAGNIYGVDAEIKIDQVCVYENDPSLVDGAAFESSTRLIWNGYAAGQAYDTIRGGLLDLQTLGLSGTPLTCIENDDADLHADDATLPAAGDGFFYLVRAGDCANRTGSFDTTGIGQLESRDPALQASGSVCSCATGDDIDGDALCDLFDDCKDTDGDGFGNPGYPQDTCPTDNCPDINNVPQTDSDMDLLGDACDVCALDPDNDIDGDGACGDVDNCPVTSNPTQLDTDSDGPGDACDTCTDTDGDGFGNPGFPVNSCPDDNCPIVSNVGQGNADGDMLGDACDACPADADNDLDGDTICGDVDNCPTVSNIGQTDLDGDLLGDACDTCPNDFNNDEDSDTICGDVDNCPTVSNIGQADFDGDLLGDACDACPNDFNNDEDSDTICGDVDNCPTVSNVGQGNADGDANGDACDICPNDANDDEDGDTICGDVDNCPTISNVGQANLDGDLLGDACDACPNDFNNDEDSDTICGDVDNCPTVSNVGQSNLDGDLLGDACDTCPNDFNNDEDSDTICGDVDNCPTVSNVGQGNADGDANGDACDICPNDANDDEDGDTICGDVDNCPTISNVGQANADGDLLGDVCDSCPNDSDNDQDSDTICGDVDNCPTVANLGQENLDGDLLGDVCDTCPNDSDNDQDSDTICGDVDNCPTVSNMGQGNADGDANGDACDICPNDANDDEDSDTICGDVDNCPTISNVGQANADGDLLGDACDTCPNDSDNDQDGDTICGDVDNCPAVSNIGQANLDGDLLGDACDACPNDINNDEDSDTICGDVDNCPTVSNVGQGNADGDANGDACDVCPNDANDDEDSDTVCGDVDNCPTTSNTNQLDTDLDTLGDVCDSCPNDADNNIDGDNFCGDVDNCPFVPNNNQRDDDGDLLGDACDTCPNDFNNDEDSDTICGDVDNCPTVSNVGQSDLDGDLLGDACDTCPNDFNNDEDFDTICGDVDNCPTVSNTGQGNADGDADGDACDSCTDTDGDGFGNPAFPANSCPDDNCPLMANAGQEDNESDGQGDICDPDDDNDGVIDLDDCASFTAGVANDPLPIGPSLRLRGDIGQTLTWTKSFQGHVSNVYASLRVGSGPFVFQMICWRSEVVRNSTTINTVPDPGEMWFYLIGARNSCDDSAIGQGSDGTPTQWSGACPFGDNDTDSDTILDLEDNCSTVASLDQTDDDGDFIGNLCDNCPATFNPGQVDTDNDTIGDACDPG, encoded by the coding sequence ATGATTGGCTTGCTCCTTGTTCTAGGGGTCGGCGTCGCGTTTGCCGAGACGATCGTCGTCGACTTCGGTGGCCCGACGCTGTACAAGGCCAACGACACGGACCCGGCCCTGGGGCTGACCTGGATCGCGCCTGGGTTTGACGATGCCCTGTGGGATCCCGGCAACTTCGGTGTCGGCTATGAGACCGGCAGCGGCGCCGAGAATCTGATCCAGTCGATGATCCCTTCGACCAGCCGGTCGGCCTACACTCGAACCACCTTCAACGTGGCCGACAAGACATCGATCTTCAACATGATTCTCGGCCTCGACTACGACGACGCGGTCATCGTCTGGATGAACGGACAAGAGGTCTATCGCTCTCCGAATATGCCGCCCGGGCCACCACTCTGGAACACATCGGCGACGGCGGGGCACGAATCCAGCAATGCAGCGGCCCCCGTGTACGAGCTGTTCGACATCACGTCGATGGCGCTCCCCCACGTGGTCGATGGCGAAAACGTTCTGGCAATCGGCCTGTGGAACCACGGAACTGGCTCCAGTGACTTCGTGATTGCCCCGCAACTCGTTCTGAATCGGGTCGCCACCGTGACCCGTGGACCGTACCTGCAGATGGCGACACCCGACAGCGTTCGCATTCGATGGCGAACCAACATTCCGGTGACGTCCCGTGTGCTCTACGGAGATGCCCCCGGCAACCTGCTCACTCCAGAGATGGACCCCATCCTCAAGCCGGACCACGACGTCGAACTGACGGGGCTTCTTGCGGACACCCAGTATTTCTACGCCGTCGGCGACTCATCGACGATCCTCGCCGGTGACGACGCGGATCATCATTTCTTCACGGCACCCCTGGTCGGCGTCGCGAAACCGATGCGCATCTGGGTCACCGGCGACTCCGGGACGGCCAATCTCGCTGCTCAGGATGTCCGCGATGCGTACCTGGCGTTTACCGCCGGAACTCGAACGGATTTCTGGCTGCTGCTGGGGGACAACGCGTATCCGTCTGGAACCGACCAGGAATACCAGGCGGCGTTCTTCGACATGTACCCGACGATCCTTCGTCAGGTCAGCTCGTGGTCGACGATCGGCAATCATGACATCGTGAATCGAGGGTTGGAGACCGGCGCCTACTTCGACATCTTTTCCTTACCGTCAAACGCCGAGGCCGGCGGCCTGGTGTCGGGTACCGAGGCGTATTACTCATTCGATTACGGGAATATCCACTTCATCGTGCTGGACTCGTCGGGCACCGACCGGTCCGGCACGGGCACGATGATGACCTGGCTCGAGGACGACATCGCCGACACCAGTCAGGACTGGGTCGTCGCGTTCTGGCATCACCCGCCGTACAGCAAGGGCTCTCACGATTCCGACACCGAAACGCCACTAATCGAGATGCGGACCAACGCGCTGCCCATCCTCGAGGACTACGGCGTCGATCTTGTCCTTTCGGGACACAGCCACTCTTACGAACGGTCGTACCTCATCGACGGTCATTACGGAGACTCCACGACCTACGACGACCAGACGATGGAGTTGAACGGCGGCGATGGACGGGTTACCGGCGACGGCCCGTATATCAAGACGCTCCTCGGTCCGGACCCGCATGCCGGGTCGGTCTACGTCGTGGCCGGAAGCTCGGGGCAACTGGGTGGCGGGACCCTGGATTACCCGGCCCACTACTTCGGGCTCCTCGAGCGCGGTTCGGTGGCGCTGGATGTGAATGGCCAACGACTCGACGCGACGTTCATCGATCGGTTCGGAGCCGTTCGCGATACATGGACCATGATCAAGGGTCCCAATCCGTTGATGCCCGACGCGGAGTTCTCGACGTCGGCGGTACTAGGATTGATGCCGTTGAGCATCGACTTCTTCGACCTCTCGACCAACACGCCGACGAGTTGGGCCTGGGACTTCGAGAACGACGGCCAGCCGGACAGCGTGGCTCAGAACCCGACGCACTCCTACACCAACCCCGGGATTTACACGGTGGCCCTCGATGCGGGCAACATCTACGGCGTCGACGCCGAGATCAAGATCGACCAGGTCTGTGTCTACGAGAATGACCCGTCCCTGGTCGATGGCGCTGCATTCGAGTCATCGACCCGCCTGATCTGGAACGGCTACGCCGCCGGTCAGGCCTACGACACGATCCGTGGCGGGTTGCTGGACCTGCAGACCCTCGGGCTGAGCGGCACGCCGCTGACCTGCATCGAGAACGACGATGCCGATCTCCACGCAGATGACGCCACCCTCCCCGCAGCCGGTGATGGCTTCTTCTATCTGGTTCGCGCCGGCGACTGCGCAAACCGTACCGGAAGCTTCGACACGACGGGAATCGGTCAGCTCGAGTCTCGCGATCCGGCGCTCCAGGCCTCGGGCTCGGTCTGCAGCTGCGCCACCGGTGACGATATCGACGGCGACGCTCTCTGCGACCTGTTCGACGACTGCAAGGATACGGACGGCGATGGCTTCGGAAACCCGGGCTACCCTCAGGACACCTGCCCCACCGATAACTGCCCGGACATCAACAACGTTCCGCAGACCGATAGCGACATGGATCTCCTGGGTGATGCCTGCGATGTTTGCGCCCTGGATCCGGATAATGACATCGATGGCGATGGGGCCTGCGGTGATGTCGACAACTGTCCGGTCACCTCCAACCCGACACAGCTGGACACCGACAGTGACGGACCGGGCGACGCCTGTGACACTTGCACCGACACCGACGGGGACGGCTTCGGCAATCCGGGGTTCCCCGTCAACAGCTGCCCGGACGACAACTGCCCGATCGTTTCGAACGTCGGCCAGGGTAATGCCGACGGCGACATGCTGGGTGACGCGTGCGATGCCTGCCCCGCTGACGCCGACAACGATCTGGACGGCGACACGATCTGTGGCGACGTCGATAATTGCCCGACGGTCTCCAACATCGGGCAGACGGATCTCGACGGCGATCTTCTCGGCGACGCCTGTGACACGTGTCCCAACGATTTCAATAACGATGAGGACAGTGACACGATCTGTGGCGACGTGGACAACTGTCCCACCGTCTCCAACATCGGCCAGGCGGATTTCGACGGCGATCTTCTCGGCGACGCCTGTGACGCGTGCCCCAACGACTTCAATAATGACGAGGATTCCGACACGATCTGTGGCGATGTCGACAACTGCCCCACCGTCTCCAATGTCGGGCAGGGCAACGCCGATGGGGACGCCAACGGCGACGCCTGTGACATCTGTCCCAACGATGCCAACGACGACGAGGACGGCGACACGATCTGTGGCGATGTCGACAACTGCCCGACCATTTCAAACGTCGGGCAGGCGAATCTCGACGGCGATCTTCTCGGCGACGCCTGTGACGCGTGTCCCAACGATTTCAATAACGATGAAGACAGTGACACGATCTGTGGCGATGTCGACAACTGCCCCACCGTCTCCAACGTCGGCCAGTCCAACCTGGACGGCGATCTTCTCGGCGACGCCTGCGACACGTGTCCCAACGACTTCAACAATGACGAGGATTCCGACACGATCTGTGGCGATGTCGACAACTGCCCCACCGTCTCCAACGTCGGTCAGGGCAACGCCGATGGGGACGCCAACGGCGACGCGTGCGACATCTGCCCCAACGATGCCAACGACGACGAGGACGGCGACACGATCTGCGGCGACGTCGACAACTGCCCAACCATTTCAAACGTTGGCCAGGCCAACGCGGATGGCGACCTCCTCGGCGACGTCTGCGACAGCTGCCCCAACGACAGCGACAACGATCAGGATTCCGACACGATCTGCGGCGATGTCGACAACTGCCCAACGGTCGCAAACCTCGGTCAGGAGAATCTCGACGGGGACCTGCTGGGTGATGTCTGTGACACCTGTCCCAACGATAGCGACAACGACCAGGACTCCGACACGATCTGCGGCGACGTCGACAACTGCCCGACCGTCTCCAACATGGGCCAGGGAAATGCCGACGGGGACGCCAACGGCGATGCCTGCGATATATGTCCCAACGATGCCAACGATGACGAGGATTCCGACACAATCTGCGGTGACGTCGATAACTGTCCGACCATCTCCAACGTTGGCCAGGCCAACGCCGATGGCGACCTGCTTGGCGACGCATGCGATACCTGCCCCAATGACAGCGATAACGATCAGGACGGCGACACGATCTGCGGCGACGTCGACAACTGCCCGGCAGTCTCCAACATCGGCCAGGCGAATCTCGACGGCGATCTACTCGGCGATGCTTGTGACGCCTGCCCCAACGACATCAACAACGACGAAGATAGCGACACGATCTGTGGCGATGTCGACAACTGTCCCACCGTGTCAAACGTCGGCCAGGGCAATGCCGACGGCGACGCCAACGGCGACGCCTGTGACGTCTGCCCCAACGACGCTAACGACGACGAGGATTCCGACACGGTCTGTGGCGATGTGGACAACTGTCCCACCACGTCAAATACCAACCAGCTCGACACCGACCTCGATACGCTTGGCGATGTATGTGATTCGTGCCCCAACGATGCGGATAACAACATCGACGGCGACAATTTCTGTGGCGATGTGGACAACTGCCCATTCGTGCCGAACAACAACCAGCGTGACGACGACGGAGATCTCCTGGGCGACGCCTGTGACACGTGTCCCAACGACTTCAATAATGACGAGGATTCCGACACGATCTGTGGCGACGTCGACAACTGCCCCACCGTCTCCAATGTCGGTCAGTCCGACCTGGACGGCGATCTTCTCGGCGACGCCTGCGACACGTGTCCCAACGACTTCAACAATGACGAGGATTTCGACACAATCTGCGGCGACGTCGACAACTGCCCCACCGTCTCCAATACCGGCCAGGGCAACGCCGACGGCGATGCCGACGGCGACGCCTGCGACAGCTGCACCGACACCGATGGTGACGGATTCGGCAACCCGGCGTTCCCGGCCAACAGCTGTCCCGACGATAACTGTCCGCTCATGGCGAATGCAGGCCAGGAAGACAACGAGTCCGACGGTCAGGGAGACATCTGCGATCCCGACGATGACAACGATGGCGTGATCGATCTTGACGACTGCGCCTCGTTCACGGCCGGTGTCGCCAATGATCCGCTCCCGATCGGTCCGTCGCTACGACTGAGGGGCGACATCGGCCAGACGCTGACCTGGACGAAGAGCTTCCAGGGCCACGTCAGCAACGTCTATGC